In Chitinophaga sp. HK235, a single window of DNA contains:
- a CDS encoding relaxase/mobilization nuclease domain-containing protein: MTADQVKGKGFRGALRYNLAKVEKGVAEILDTNFSGIGENIIMKEVAMIKALRPNLQKYFYHTSLNFPPKENLSNERMKSIAKDYLSELGFNQHQFIVFRHRDADHPHIHILVNRIGFDGKVVSDSQDYARSEKVIRDLEKKYNLTPVASSKQAVERAMTKNEMEMMKRTDALSVKLKLQTIIGNAQKQSHSVPDFIQALEARGINILFNQAQTGFVSGISYGFEGLIFKGSALGNGFKWTQLKGGLNYEQERDHATICETNTRTRSILSDNGLRQSVGDGAIHQTVASNMPKRTTASAQRTPGEDDTSISNFASGQRQSSQKFGRTESASEEPSQRHFELSEVAKEAGILVGGIIRGLLSPVDTDNYEDMATINEFKKKKKRKIRR, encoded by the coding sequence ATGACGGCCGATCAGGTTAAGGGAAAGGGGTTTAGGGGCGCATTGCGCTATAACCTGGCTAAGGTGGAAAAAGGTGTTGCAGAGATATTGGACACTAATTTTTCCGGTATCGGAGAAAATATTATAATGAAAGAAGTCGCTATGATAAAGGCTTTGCGTCCTAATCTTCAGAAGTATTTTTATCATACCTCATTGAACTTTCCGCCTAAAGAAAATTTATCAAATGAACGGATGAAATCTATTGCCAAAGACTATTTATCGGAGTTGGGCTTTAATCAACATCAGTTTATTGTCTTCCGGCATCGGGATGCAGATCACCCTCATATTCACATTCTGGTAAATAGAATTGGTTTTGACGGTAAAGTTGTTTCAGACAGCCAGGATTATGCCCGCAGTGAAAAGGTAATTAGGGACCTCGAGAAGAAATATAATCTCACTCCCGTAGCATCCAGTAAGCAAGCCGTGGAACGGGCAATGACAAAGAACGAAATGGAAATGATGAAGCGTACCGATGCGCTATCTGTAAAGCTTAAACTTCAGACGATCATTGGTAATGCCCAAAAACAAAGTCATTCCGTTCCCGATTTTATACAGGCACTAGAAGCCCGGGGGATAAATATACTCTTTAATCAGGCCCAGACTGGTTTTGTGAGCGGTATTAGCTACGGTTTTGAAGGTTTGATTTTTAAAGGTTCAGCCTTGGGCAACGGTTTTAAATGGACACAGTTAAAAGGAGGGTTAAACTATGAACAAGAAAGAGATCATGCAACAATATGCGAAACAAACACTAGGACAAGATCCATCCTATCAGATAATGGATTACGGCAAAGTGTTGGAGATGGTGCAATCCATCAAACAGTGGCATCAAACATGCCTAAACGAACAACAGCGTCTGCACAGAGAACACCTGGAGAGGATGACACAAGCATATCGAATTTTGCGAGCGGACAGCGCCAATCTTCACAGAAATTTGGACGAACTGAATCAGCTAGTGAGGAACCTTCACAGCGGCACTTTGAATTATCTGAAGTTGCAAAGGAGGCGGGAATTCTGGTTGGCGGTATTATCCGGGGTTTGCTCAGCCCTGTTGATACTGATAATTATGAAGATATGGCTACTATAAATGAGTTCAAAAAGAAGAAGAAAAGGAAGATCCGGCGCTGA
- a CDS encoding helix-turn-helix domain-containing protein: MDSKKENSKKVPLDPDDQLAKLGARIKALRIKAGYKNYEVFAYENNIPRAQYGRYEQGKDLRFSSLVKVVSALGMTMEEFFKEGF; the protein is encoded by the coding sequence ATGGATAGCAAAAAAGAAAACTCCAAAAAAGTACCCCTTGATCCGGATGATCAGCTAGCAAAGTTGGGCGCACGAATCAAGGCGCTCCGTATTAAAGCCGGATACAAAAACTATGAGGTTTTCGCGTATGAAAATAATATCCCCAGAGCCCAGTATGGGCGCTATGAGCAAGGAAAAGACCTGCGGTTTAGTAGCCTGGTGAAGGTTGTGAGTGCGTTGGGAATGACAATGGAGGAATTTTTTAAGGAAGGATTTTGA
- a CDS encoding AAA family ATPase — MSQLNYIKDIAKFGLENDQERLLSVLNELIEHSKKTKKINFAIQLQSILKDAIRVQKTSSLTKAGSDAYFNRLDDKETGELILEKLTSDYTFENLVADLEVKEQLSFFIKEHQAADVLREYGLPIANKILFHGPSGCGKTLASYVIAGELNKMMVVVNLGAIVSSKLGETSKNLAKIFRKAASEDCIIFIDEFDTLGKIRDYDQDHGEMKRVVNTILQLFDYLPQTSIVIAATNQKEMLDDALLRRFDVNIRLDLPNESQIIDLVNLTLRNGQFKFATKASIKSIIKDAIGLSYYSIQKTLITAIKRSIFSNMAAKVASPPTIDLKVWRELIAAEKKALHN; from the coding sequence ATGAGTCAACTTAATTACATAAAAGATATTGCAAAATTCGGGTTAGAAAATGACCAGGAAAGGCTATTGTCGGTACTTAATGAACTCATTGAGCATTCAAAAAAAACGAAGAAGATTAATTTCGCAATACAGCTCCAGTCGATTTTGAAAGATGCGATCCGTGTTCAGAAAACTAGTTCACTTACGAAGGCTGGTTCTGATGCATATTTTAATCGTCTTGATGATAAAGAAACAGGAGAGTTAATTTTAGAAAAACTTACATCTGACTATACCTTTGAGAATTTGGTTGCTGATTTAGAAGTTAAGGAACAGCTATCGTTTTTTATTAAGGAACATCAAGCAGCAGATGTGTTACGCGAATATGGACTACCAATAGCAAATAAAATTCTGTTTCATGGCCCTTCGGGTTGTGGTAAGACATTAGCATCTTATGTTATTGCAGGAGAGCTGAATAAAATGATGGTAGTGGTAAATTTAGGCGCTATTGTATCTTCTAAATTAGGAGAGACAAGCAAGAACCTTGCGAAAATTTTTCGAAAAGCAGCATCTGAGGACTGTATAATTTTTATTGATGAGTTTGATACGCTTGGTAAAATACGAGATTATGATCAAGATCATGGAGAAATGAAGCGTGTCGTAAATACTATCTTGCAGTTGTTCGATTATTTGCCACAAACAAGTATTGTTATTGCTGCGACTAATCAAAAGGAAATGTTAGATGATGCACTCTTAAGGAGATTTGATGTCAACATCAGGTTAGATTTACCTAATGAAAGTCAGATTATTGATTTGGTAAATTTAACTCTCAGAAATGGACAGTTTAAGTTTGCTACAAAGGCTTCAATAAAGTCAATTATAAAAGATGCAATAGGATTAAGCTATTATAGTATTCAAAAAACACTCATAACTGCAATTAAGAGGAGCATTTTTTCCAATATGGCCGCTAAAGTAGCCTCCCCCCCTACTATTGATTTAAAAGTATGGAGGGAGTTAATTGCTGCTGAAAAAAAGGCACTGCATAATTGA
- a CDS encoding S8 family peptidase, which translates to MADNRHVFIINPKADNSSFKRQRGFDSTPDPQDEETNEPKFIHEFKKEELRNDYAAFYIQRKARNENRTIPGPIIDLVRIYFFCVFDDDLKKKFFERYGLSPVEYTHFNKTVMLEIIDNQLFKSFSEHIKLIVESPEGTSYENQPYNLLALVLKFEFIGTRRRLFTSNETGILFTLISSANTAYLDQKNMLLEYLYGRQANVTYTETSPDIIEVKNLTREETHTVAANFDIVKTVTSTRALKVRPGVYGTVRREFGFTVNVPDGLTTVGIIDTGVNRIEPFQRLISDTAYDHTNMGAYWDEVGHGTLVAGLVTLGDEFPAEIKESYTAKAKISVIKAIHNQDDEINIPRLIQDIRDAKRTHGIRLFNMSLNIPFAKKYNDGYSQFAYELDKLAYEEDLLIFISVGNINSDYIEGLLIEDTHPDHEYPAFFYKIDSTSEFHSCRNTNISEPSESLNNISVGALAGNLEKDDNSDITPNSLYPAYYSRKFHFDYNQAVNAAPLKRNQRNKYLNKPDLVFEGGDLFRYEAGIEILRSPMAETEKYFGRSCGTSIATPLGASYAAEILNNYPSLRTQTVKALLINTATFHKRKDLPHFSTSTDSLLKSMVGFGRPQKSTLLSTDDNSILFVIEDEISVGQIITMPIYLPEYIKKSGNKLKFDITLCYSFLPLRDNHLNYLPIYMAFNIVRNLDIRTIAQAEQGQYGIKKGFSWSEDHFGIENRLFSNAQSTSYTLQPADLLSVENAIAIAVRCLCKDEIPDSYRRHASNNQHRFSIVIRITEIPINQVDGRLYQEMISCNDIRNIAEVINENDIDLDV; encoded by the coding sequence TCTATTTTTTCTGTGTCTTTGATGATGACCTCAAAAAAAAGTTTTTTGAACGTTATGGTTTAAGTCCTGTTGAATATACACATTTCAACAAAACCGTAATGTTAGAAATAATTGACAATCAACTATTTAAATCTTTTTCTGAACATATCAAACTAATTGTCGAAAGTCCCGAGGGAACAAGTTATGAGAATCAGCCATATAATCTATTGGCCTTAGTACTGAAATTTGAATTTATTGGCACACGCAGACGCCTATTCACAAGTAATGAAACCGGCATCTTATTTACTCTTATTTCCTCTGCCAATACTGCATATCTAGATCAAAAAAACATGCTTTTAGAGTATCTATATGGTCGGCAGGCAAATGTAACTTATACAGAGACCAGCCCTGATATTATAGAAGTTAAAAACTTAACCAGAGAAGAAACACATACAGTAGCAGCAAATTTCGATATAGTCAAAACAGTTACCAGTACTAGGGCATTAAAGGTGAGACCAGGTGTTTATGGTACTGTCAGAAGGGAATTTGGCTTTACAGTGAATGTACCCGATGGTCTTACTACAGTTGGAATTATTGATACTGGTGTTAACAGAATCGAGCCTTTCCAAAGGTTAATTTCAGATACAGCCTATGACCACACCAATATGGGTGCTTATTGGGACGAAGTAGGACATGGAACATTAGTTGCTGGCTTAGTAACATTAGGCGATGAATTCCCAGCCGAAATAAAGGAAAGTTATACTGCCAAAGCCAAAATTTCAGTTATAAAGGCAATTCATAATCAGGATGACGAAATAAATATCCCCAGATTAATCCAGGATATTCGAGATGCTAAGAGAACTCACGGCATTCGTTTATTCAATATGTCATTAAATATTCCTTTTGCAAAAAAATATAATGATGGATACAGTCAATTCGCTTACGAGTTAGATAAGCTAGCATATGAGGAAGATTTACTGATTTTTATTTCAGTAGGCAATATAAATAGTGATTATATTGAAGGGCTATTGATTGAAGATACCCATCCAGATCATGAATATCCGGCTTTCTTTTATAAAATAGACAGCACAAGTGAATTTCACAGTTGCCGGAATACTAATATTTCTGAGCCCTCCGAATCGTTAAATAATATTTCAGTTGGTGCTTTAGCAGGGAACTTAGAGAAAGATGACAATTCGGACATAACACCCAATAGTTTATATCCAGCATATTATAGCCGCAAATTTCATTTTGATTATAATCAGGCTGTTAACGCAGCCCCTTTAAAGAGGAACCAACGGAACAAATATCTCAATAAACCAGACCTCGTGTTCGAAGGTGGGGATTTGTTCCGCTACGAGGCAGGTATTGAAATTCTTCGATCACCAATGGCCGAAACGGAAAAATACTTCGGTAGGAGTTGCGGTACTAGTATAGCGACTCCGCTTGGTGCGTCCTATGCTGCTGAAATACTCAATAATTATCCTTCCCTTAGGACACAGACAGTAAAAGCTCTACTCATCAATACTGCAACTTTTCATAAGAGAAAAGATTTACCACATTTTAGTACCAGCACTGATAGTTTATTAAAAAGTATGGTAGGATTCGGCAGACCACAAAAAAGTACCTTGCTATCTACGGACGACAATTCCATTTTATTTGTCATTGAAGATGAGATTTCTGTCGGACAGATTATTACCATGCCAATTTATCTTCCAGAATATATTAAAAAGTCTGGTAATAAATTAAAATTTGACATAACATTATGCTATAGTTTTCTGCCATTGAGAGACAACCATTTAAATTACCTTCCAATTTATATGGCTTTCAATATTGTTCGTAACCTTGATATTCGAACGATTGCACAGGCAGAACAAGGGCAATATGGAATTAAAAAAGGATTCAGTTGGAGTGAGGATCACTTTGGTATTGAAAATAGGCTTTTTTCGAATGCTCAATCAACTTCATATACATTGCAGCCCGCTGACCTATTGAGTGTTGAAAATGCTATCGCTATAGCTGTAAGATGCTTATGTAAAGATGAGATCCCCGACAGCTATAGAAGACATGCAAGTAACAATCAACATAGATTCTCAATTGTAATTAGGATTACAGAAATTCCAATTAATCAGGTTGATGGCAGGCTTTATCAAGAGATGATTAGTTGCAATGATATCAGAAATATAGCAGAAGTGATCAATGAAAATGATATTGACCTAGATGTTTAG